The following proteins are encoded in a genomic region of Drosophila bipectinata strain 14024-0381.07 chromosome XL, DbipHiC1v2, whole genome shotgun sequence:
- the Pdp gene encoding pyruvate dehydrogenase [acetyl-transferring]-phosphatase 1, mitochondrial, producing the protein MFRFAINDAASCVRSNVKDFSLNALRFLSQLPQLSPYDVNLVLRENEFVFNFPVDGIIRSYETNQLGSNSPCEDSRTEASLLHRNGFICGIFDGHGGAACGQVVSKRLLRYVSAATLPRQVLRDQVKKGCSSQSFLKCHNDNVDFVSEIKPIYEASFQKYIKQLCETPQRDVASELVHAFLELDDGLSEEALAVSDLRTMGVALSGAVACLVHLEGLQLHVASTGDCGAVLGILDPQTQQWTPKKLNIEHNTENIGEVRRILAEHPRQEQETVIRNGRLLSQLAPLRAFGDFRYKWSLDVMQNKVVPMFGEHAMAPNYYTPPYLTARPDVQQHQLGPNDKFLVIASDGLWDFLSPSEVVSLVGEHIDSKKILEPMRLPEGDNVTLKQISAQLAERKAGLTRKPIDSNAATHLIRNALGATDYGIEHSKISYYLTLPKDVVRLYRDDITITVIYFNSEQIAKQQSDKALGA; encoded by the exons ATGTTTAGGTTTGCCATAAACGACGCCGCCAGCTGTGTGCGCTCCAATGTCAAGGACTTCAGCCTGAACGCCCTGCGCTTCCTGTCCCAACTGCCCCAGCTGAGTCCGTACGAT GTTAACCTGGTGCTAAGGGAGAACGAGTTCGTTTTCAATTTCCCCGTGGATGGTATCATACGGAGCTACGAGACCAACCAGTTGGGCTCCAACTCCCCCTGCGAGGACTCACGCACAGAGGCCAGTCTGCTCCACCGAAATGGCTTCATATGCGGCATTTTCGACGGGCACGGAGGAGCTGCCTGCGGTCAGGTGGTGTCCAAACGCCTTCTGCGGTACGTGTCTGCGGCCACACTGCCGCGCCAAGTGCTCCGGGACCAGGTGAAGAAGGGATGCAGCAGCCAGTCCTTCCTCAAGTGCCACAACGACAATGTGGACTTTGTCAGCGAAATCAAGCCGATCTACGAGGCCAGCTTCCAGAAGTACATCAAGCAGCTGTGCGAGACGCCGCAGCGGGATGTGGCCAGCGAGCTGGTGCACGCCTTCCTCGAGCTGGATGATGGCCTCTCGGAGGAGGCCCTGGCAGTCAGCGATTTGCGCACCATGGGAGTGGCTCTGTCAG GAGCCGTCGCCTGCCTGGTCCACTTGGAGGGACTACAGCTGCACGTGGCCAGCACGGGGGACTGCGGCGCCGTGCTGGGTATCTTGGACCCGCAGACCCAGCAGTGGACGCCAAAGAAGCTCAACATTGAGCACAATACCGAGAACATAGGCGAGGTTCGCCGCATCCTGGCCGAGCATCCCAGACAGGAACAGGAGACGGTCATCCGCAATGGACGTCTTCTCAGCCAGCTAGCTCCGCTTCGTGCCTTTGGCGACTTCCGCTACAAGTGGTCCCTCGACGTCATGCAGAACAAGGTGGTGCCCATGTTCGGAGAGCATGCCATGGCGCCGAACTACTACACGCCCCCGTACCTCACCGCTCGTCCGGACGTCCAGCAGCACCAGCTGGGCCCCAACGACAAGTTTCTAGTCATCGCCAGCGACGGCCTGTGGGACTTCCTCTCGCCCAGCGAGGTGGTCAGCCTCGTCGGCGAGCACATCGATTCAAAGAAGATCCTCGAGCCGATGCGTCTTCCCGAGGGCGACAACGTGACGCTGAAGCAAATCTCCGCCCAGCTGGCTGAGCGCAA AGCTGGACTCACCCGCAAGCCCATAGACTCGAACGCGGCCACGCATCTCATCCGTAACGCTCTGGGAGCCACCGATTACGGCATCGAGCACTCGAAGATCTCGTACTACCTGACGCTACCGAAGGACGTGGTGCGTCTCTATCGCGACGACATCACCATCACCGTCATCTACTTCAACTCGGAGCAGATCGCCAAGCAGCAGTCGGATAAGGCGCTGGGAGCGTGA
- the LOC108121729 gene encoding lymphokine-activated killer T-cell-originated protein kinase, whose protein sequence is METPRRKLRDLHLENVQSISTPICIPPSPLLKTLGHGTGVSVYRLDRSPRLGQARSPWAVKRITQNPRIKRDPVFNERIMYEAQILRKLKHPNIVGFRGLVTGPEGASTLVLEVCNTSLGSILEERHDEDLGPLPPKNTLKMIMDVAKALDFLHNEARLLHGDLKSFNVLIKGEFEICKLCDFGVSMPLDENGEVNMIKKCYVGTCLWSAPEVIDQVEIIDSKADIFSFGLVIYETLALVPPHTLELDEALGEDLDNSHDLDSNKKNNKQQGQKLDFTDSTDTSVNLVEEKSESDFMEVSQQDEVDESSYEEEDNTKENEISGFSLNNLESAYGTRPPLPVAFQLSADYNCIVELFYLCTNALSEDRPAARTIWQSLENNTVTDGSGGD, encoded by the exons ATGGAGACTCCTCGTCGCAAGCTGCGCGACCTGCATTTGGAAAACGTGCAGAGCATCAGCACCCCAATCTGCATACCACCATCGCCGCTGCTGAAGACCCTTGGGCACGGCACCGGGGTCAGTGTTTACCGCCTGGACCGCTCGCCGCGTCTGGGACAAGCCCGCTCCCCGTGGGCCGTCAAGCGAATCACCCAGAATCCCAGGATTAAGAGGGACCCGGTCTTCAACGAGCGCATCATGTACGAGGCCCAGATTTTGCG CAAACTGAAACATCCCAATATCGTGGGTTTCCGTGGCCTGGTGACCGGCCCCGAGGGCGCAAGCACACTAGTGCTGGAGGTGTGCAACACCTCTCTTGGATCCATTCTGGAGGAGCGCCATGACGAGGATCTGGGCCCGTTGCCGCCCAAGAACACCCTGAAAATGATTATGGATGTGGCCAAGGCGTTGGACTTTCTGCACAACGAGGCTCGCCTCCTGCACGGCGACCTCAAGTCCTTCAATGTCCTGATCAAGGGCGAGTTTGAGATTTGCAAGCTATGCGACTTTGGGGTATCCATGCCGTTGGACGAGAACGGTGAGGTAAACATGATTAAGAAGTGCTATGTGG GAACCTGCCTCTGGTCGGCTCCGGAGGTAATTGACCAGGTCGAGATCATTGACAGCAAGGCTGACATCTTCAGCTTTGGCCTGGTTATCTACGAGACCCTGGCTCTGGTCCCACCACACACCTTGGAACTGGACGAAGCGCTGGGCGAGGATTTGGATAACTCGCACGACTTGgactccaacaagaaaaacaacaagcaACAGGGCCAAAAACTTGACTTCACCGATTCCACCGACACCTCGGTCAACTTGGTGGAAGAAAAATCAGAGTCTGATTTCATGGAAGTCAGCCAGCAGGATGAGGTGGATGAGTCATCCTATGAAGAGGAAGATAATACAAAGGAGAACGAAATCTCTGGATTTTCGCTAAACAATCTGGAGTCTGCCTATGGCACGCGTCCCCCGCTGCCGGTGGCATTCCAGCTGAGCGCCGACTACAACTGCATCGTGGAGCTGTTCTATCTGTGCACTAATGCCCTCAGCGAGGATCGCCCGGCTGCCAGAACCATTTGGCAGAGCCTCGAAAACAATACAGTCACCGACGGATCCGGAGGCGATTAG
- the NELF-B gene encoding negative elongation factor B, translating into MTMSTPAKNNGTGLEDVNIPGQAYLREALTSCTDPLKAIESFQLENGVLLPSLRPMLPLLDLHGVRRLDFHTSLMEELRDKLIAHINDLGQKEARERDKKLKELLVKSFPVVRVKSLRPVVMAILRNTQHIDDKYLKILVRDRELYADTDTEVKRQIWRDNQSLFGDEVSPLLSQYIREKEHILFDHTNLNNLFFQPTPKVRRQGEVVQKLANMIGTSVKLYDMVLQFLRTLFLRTRNVHYCTLRAELLMALHDLEVQEIISIDPCHKFTWCLDACIREKNVDIKRSRELQGFLDNIKRGQEQVLGDLSMTLCDPYAINFLATSAIKILHHLINNEGMPRDNQILILLLRMLALGLSAWVMIDSQDFKEPKLDCQVVTKFLPALMSLIVDDQCRSLHGKLPPDERESALTTIEHSGPAPDAVEAYIRESSVASILAMYYTLHTARLKDRVGVLRVLAILSACKDDRAYEDPFLHSLIALLIPMSEEFSTEDFCTTLFDEFIFAGLTRENVTSRHMLKLLWYVHNKLPAGRLATLMKAMQPTTAHNEHIHKLYETLQERIGAGQAETPVIEAPPIEFDSPLKSVPTPGPHYNAQ; encoded by the exons ATGACCATGAGCACACCGGCGAAAAACAACGGAACTGGCTTAGAGGACGTGAATATACCTGGACAGGCGTACCTGCGCGAGGCCCTCACCTCCTGCACGGACCCCCTGAAGGCCATCGAGAGTTTCCAG CTGGAGAATGGGGTGTTGCTGCCGTCACTGCGGCCTATGCTGCCGCTCCTCGACCTGCACGGTGTCCGGCGGCTGGACTTCCACACGTCACTGATGGAGGAGCTGCGGGACAAGCTGATCGCCCACATCAACGATCTGGGCCAGAAGGAGGCTCGGGAACGCGACAAGAAGCTGAAGGAGTTGCTGGTGAAGAGCTTCCCGGTGGTGCGGGTTAAGTCCCTGCGACCAGTGGTGATGGCCATTTTGCGGAACACCCAGCACATCGACGACAAATACCTAAAGATCCTTGTCCGGGACCGTGAGCTGTACGCCGATACGGACACGGAGGTGAAGCGACAGATTTGGCGCGACAACCAGAGCCTGTTTGGTGACGAGGTGTCGCCGCTGCTGTCCCAGTACATTCGCGAGAAGGAGCACATTCTGTTCGACCACACCAACCTTAACAACCTGTTCTTCCAACCAACGCCGAAGGTGCGCCGGCAGGGCGAGGTGGTCCAGAAGCTGGCCAACATGATCGGGACGAGCGTGAAGCTGTACgacatggtgctgcagttcctCCGCACTCTCTTCCTACGCACCCGCAACGTCCACTACTGCACGCTGCGCGCCGAACTGCTGATGGCCCTGCACGATCTGGAGGTGCAGGAGATCATCTCGATTGATCCCTGCCACAAGTTCACCTGGTGCCTGGATGCCTGCATCCGCGAGAAGAACGTGGACATCAAGCGGTCACGCGAGCTGCAGGGCTTCCTCGACAACATCAAGCGCGGCCAGGAGCAGGTGCTGGGGGATCTTTCCATGACCCTGTGCGACCCCTATGCCATCAACTTTCTGGCCACGTCGGCCATCAAGATCCTCCACCACCTGATCAACAACGAGGGCATGCCGCGCGACAACCAGATCCTCATCCTTCTGCTGAGAATGCTGGCCCTGGGGCTGAGTGCTTGGGTGATGATCGACTCGCAGGACTTCAAGGAGCCGAAGCTGGACTGCCAGGTGGTGACCAAGTTCCTGCCCGCCCTCATGTCGCTGATAGTGGACGATCAGTGCCGCAGTCTGCACGGAAAGCTGCCACCGGACGAGCGAGAGTCCGCCTTGACCACCATCGAGCACTCGGGCCCGGCTCCGGACGCCGTGGAGGCCTACATCCGGGAGAGCTCCGTTGCCAGCATCCTGGCCATGTACTACACGCTACACACAGCCCGGCTTAAGGATCGCGTGGGCGTCCTCCGGGTGCTGGCCATTCTCTCCGCCTGCAAGGACGATCGCGCCTACGAGGATCCCTTCCTGCACTCGCTG ATCGCCCTGCTTATTCCCATGAGCGAGGAGTTCTCCACCGAGGACTTCTGCACGACCCTCTTCGATGAGTTCATCTTCGCCGGCCTGACCCGGGAGAACGTAACCTCGCGACACATGCTCAAGCTGCTCTGGTACGTCCACAACAAGCTGCCGGCCGGACGCCTCGCCACCCTGATGAAGGCCATGCAGCCGACGACCGCCCACAACGAGCACATCCACAAGCTGTACGAGACGCTGCAGGAGCGGATCGGTGCCGGGCAGGCGGAGACGCCTGTTATCGAGGCTCCGCCAATCGAGTTCGATTCGCCGCTGAAGAGCGTGCCAACGCCAGGTCCACACTATAACGCCCAATAG
- the Ubc7 gene encoding ubiquitin-conjugating enzyme E2 G2, translating into MAGSALRRLMAEYKQLTLDPPEGIVAGPISEDNFFEWEALIAGPEGTCFEGGVFPARLVFPPDYPLSPPKMKFTCDMFHPNIFADGRVCISILHAPGDDPMGYESSAERWSPVQSVEKILLSVVSMLAEPNDESGANVDAAIMWRERRDEFNTIARRLVRRTLGLPT; encoded by the exons ATGGCTGGATCCGCGCTGCGACGCCTAATGGCAGAATACAAAC AGTTGACACTCGATCCGCCCGAGGGCATTGTGGCCGGACCCATCAGCGAGGACAACTTTTTCGAGTGGGAGGCACTAATTGC CGGACCCGAGGGCACTTGCTTCGAGGGCGGCGTCTTTCCGGCTCGCTTAGTCTTTCCGCCCGACTATCCGCTGAGTCCGCCAAAGATGAAGTTCACGTGCGACATGTTTCATCCCAACATATTCGCCGATGGCCGAGTCTGCATATCTATACTGCATGCCCCCGGCGACGATCCCATGGGCTATGAATCGTCCGCCGAGCGATGGAGTCCCGTGCAGAGTGTTGAGAAAATCCTATTGAGTGTGGTTAGCATGCTGGCAG AACCCAACGACGAGAGTGGTGCCAATGTCGATGCAGCTATCATGTGGCGGGAACGGAGAGACGAGTTCAATACCATCGCCCGACGACTCGTCCGCAGAACATTGGGACTGCCCACATAG
- the LOC108121708 gene encoding uncharacterized protein, giving the protein MSSSTPERKRYHKDNAPTDDILTLINLVRQNPALYNYKLQPNQRRRSDVLSGWQEVAQQIGNKYTVQEVRRKWKNLRDTYHQYRLRTPKCIEGRLSKWRYAKELDFLSTVYQPKLKSHRTTLSYDTTSSSGNAGVGTGVANSTTLPIGAMLHLKQHVEDEDDEVVDDDVQSDPDTATVSSHHGASQITLVSEEAETFILTAYEEGVADDSVSQHHHQQHSHHQHHHHSHHQPHHHQHHHHSHHQSQHDRSISSIELSQLAHDDDVVDDVDDEDDDVDGHVVDIVKHELDEDGATGAEVDYEEVCLYEEASGAHVDCEMGVGDAVDGSSDVVSLGKGFHYIDAHDFCISDIEPQTVRSSKHQFQPSTSASNSVLAGGAVVGDGKLKNLTLVTTTATGGNATGGGPQGVSRTDQISLVDVTEATSTSVTISSTPAVSLNAATVTTTPAAALCNTTSFTATPTTTILQLPNMNCGGGGGGGGTGASVGCGGVPLSVSAASSSTTNLIKDEEFQQQQQIAHALAKRDELDLFFDFLKKKMQCFSKTQITHIQMEFLNCVSRQESAEQDGKD; this is encoded by the exons ATGTCCTCGTCGACGCCAGAGCGCAAGCGCTACCACAAGGACAACGCGCCCACGGACGATATTCTGACACTGATCAACCTGGTGCGCCAAAATCCGGCGCTCTACAACTACAAGCTCCAGCCGAATCAGCGCCGCCGTTCCGATGTCCTCAGCGGCTGGCAGGAGGTGGCCCAGCAGATCGGCA ACAAGTACACCGTGCAGGAGGTGAGGCGAAAGTGGAAGAACCTACGGGACACCTACCATCAGTACCGACTCCGTACGCCCAAGTGCATCGAGGGCCGGCTCTCCAAGTGGCGCTACGCCAAGGAGCTCGACTTTCTGTCGACGGTGTACCAGCCCAAGCTGAAGTCCCACCGCACCACGCTGAGCTATGACACGACGAGCAGCAGTGGAAACGCTGGTGTTGGCACCGGGGTCGCCAACAGCACAACTCTGCCCATCGGGGCCATGCTCCACCTGAAGCAGCACGTCGAGGACGAGGATGACGAAGTGGTGGATGATGATGTGCAGTCGGATCCGGATACAGCCACCGTTTCGTCCCACCACGGAGCCTCGCAGATCACCCTGGTTAGCGAGGAGGCGGAGACCTTCATCCTGACCGCCTACGAGGAGGGCGTAGCGGATGACTCAGTATCGCAGCACCACCATCAGCAACACagccaccaccagcaccaccaccacagtCACCACCAACCGCACCatcaccagcaccaccaccacagccACCACCAGTCGCAGCACGACCGCAGCATCTCCAGCATCGAGCTCTCGCAACTGGCACATGACGACGACGTGGTCGATGATGTGgacgacgaggacgacgaCGTAGACGGGCATGTGGTGGACATTGTCAAGCATGAGTTGGATGAGGACGGAGCCACCGGAGCGGAGGTCGACTACGAGGAGGTGTGTCTCTACGAGGAGGCCAGCGGCGCCCATGTAGACTGTGAGATGGGCGTGGGAGATGCCGTCGATGGGAGCAGCGATGTGGTGTCGCTCGGCAAGGGCTTCCACTACATCGACGCCCACGACTTCTGCATATCGGACATAGAGCCCCAGACGGTGCGGTCCAGCAAGCACCAGTTCCAACCGTCGACCAGCGCCTCCAACAGTGTGCTGGCGGGCGGAGCTGTGGTGGGCGACGGCAAGCTGAAGAATCTCACCCTGGTGACGACCACAGCGACAGGTGGAAATGCAACAGGAG GAGGCCCCCAAGGAGTGTCGCGGACAGATCAGATTTCGCTGGTGGACGTCACCGAGGCCACCAGCACCAGTGTCACCATTTCCAGTACTCCGGCCGTATCCCTGAATGCTGCCACAGTGACAACGACGCCGGCGGCAGCTTTGTGTAACACCACATCCTTTACGGCGACGCCAACGACGACGATCCTCCAGCTGCCGAACATGAACTGCGGGGGCGGTGGAGGCGGCGGCGGGACGGGCGCTTCCGTTGGATGCGGCGGAGTGCCATTGTCCGTGAGTGCGGCCAGCAGCAGTACCACCAATCTGATCAAGGATGAAGAgttccagcaacagcaacagattGCCCATGCCCTGGCCAAGCGGGACGAACTGGATCTGTTCTTCGATTTCCTCAAAAAGAAGATGCAGTGCTTCAGCAAGACCCAGATCACGCACATCCAGATGGAGTTCCTCAACTGTGTCAGTCGACAGGAGTCGGCCGAGCAGGACGGCAAGGACTAG
- the LOC108121709 gene encoding inositol polyphosphate 5-phosphatase K — protein sequence MSQATEAAKTEVDEAKAAQSAKQQLETYRVYVVTWNVGSRFPDNISLRQLLGLHDVGAEESEEEKAHLPDIYALGLQEVNAQPQQQVLGLFKEDPWTHKAKELLRNYDYVAIKTEQMQGLLLSMFVRRKHVEHLHDIEAEFTRTGFGGIWGNKGAVSIRFTLYGCGLAFVVAHLAAHDHQLDERIEDYRQILENHHYHVKRYREIYDHDYVFWFGDLNFRLQGSDSATEVRQLVSDEAQHEALMKRDQLYQVREQTQQAFQVLQERLPAFPPTFKFREGTSEYDLKRRPAWTDRIMYAVQPLNRQPGMQLSIEQSSYKSHPVYTISDHKPVTSDFKVKLYPSVRVPGVVFSSIAVWKIGDENTVEYKKQAEFEEGPNDWIGIYPLEYASLADYAAYEYVNQAESPTSSDSNHEPDPFDTPATHRRARHHHKNRQRLRRHQEANSQEQVRLDFADDVELRHGEQYLLIYFRSTGIRGVTSLAGISNAFVAEKRRGSPHRTEYHVD from the exons ATGAGCCAGGCGACGGAAGCAGCCAAAACGGAGGTGGACGAGGCGAAGGCTGCTCAGAGCGCAAAGCAGCAGCTGGAGACCTACCGAGTGTACGTGGTCACTTGGAACGTGGGCAGCCGCTTCCCAGACAACATCTCCCTTCGGCAACTGTTGGGTCTGCACGACGTGGGCGCTGAGGAGTCGGAAGAAGAGAAGGCTCATCTGCCGGACATCTATGCCCTGGGATTGCAGGAGGTAAACGCCCAGCCGCAGCAACAAGTGCTTGGACTGTTCAAGGAGGATCCCTGGACGCACAAGGCCAAGGAGCTGCTGCGCAACTACGACTATGTTGCCATTAAAACGGAGCAGATGCAGGGCCTGCTGCTGAGTATGTTCGTCCGGCGGAAGCATGTGGAACACCTGCACGACATTGAAGCTGAGTTCACACGGACTGGTTTTGGCGGCATTTGGGGAAACAAGGGAGCCGTCAGCATCAGGTTTACCCTTTACGGGTGCGGTCTGGCCTTTGTGGTTGCCCATTTGGCAGCCCACGATCACCAATTGGACGAACGCATCGAGGACTATCGCCAGATTCTCGAGAACCACCACTACCACGTCAAGCGCTATCGGGAGATCTACGACCACGACTATGTGTTCTGGTTTGGAGACCTCAACTTCCGTCTGCAGGGCAGCGACTCTGCCACCGAAGTGCGGCAGCTGGTGAGCGATGAGGCCCAGCACGAGGCTCTGATGAAGCGGGATCAACTGTACCAGGTTCGCGAGCAGACCCAGCAGGCCTTCCAG GTTCTGCAAGAACGATTGCCCGCCTTTCCGCCCACCTTCAAGTTCCGGGAGGGGACCTCGGAGTACGACCTTAAGAGAAGGCCAGCTTGGACGGATCGCATCATGTACGCCGTGCAGCCTCTGAACAGGCAGCCTGGAATGCAGCTGTCCATTGAGCAGTCCTCCTACAAGTCGCATCCCGTCTACACCATAAGCGACCACAAACCAGTTACCAGTGACTTTAAGGTGAAGCTCTATCCGAGCGTACGGGTGCCTGGTGTGGTGTTCTCGTCGATAGCCGTTTGGAAGATTGGGGACGAGAATACCGTGGAGTACAAGAAGCAGGCGGAGTTCGAGGAAGGTCCCAACGATTGGATCGGCATCTATCCCCTTGAGTACGCCAGTTTGGCGGATTACGCCGCCTACGAGTACGTGAACCAGGCCGAGTCCCCCACATCCTCGGATTCCAACCATGAACCGGACCCATTCGACACTCCGGCCACCCACCGACGGGCCAGGCACCATCACAAAAACCGCCAGAGGCTAAGGCGCCATCAGGAGGCCAATTCGCAGGAGCAGGTGCGCCTGGACTTTGCCGACGACGTGGAACTGCGACATGGCGAGCAGTACTTGCTGATCTACTTCCGCAGCACTGGCATCCGAGGAGTGACCAGCCTGGCCGGTATAAGCAACGCATTCGTGGCTGAGAAGCGACGCGGATCGCCGCATAGGACGGAGTACCACGTTGACTAG